A genomic window from Streptomyces sp. MST-110588 includes:
- the sigJ gene encoding RNA polymerase sigma factor SigJ, with translation MGSVGAGADEVAGERRQLINVAYRLLGSVTEAEDAVQEAYARWYGLPRSRRAEILSPGAWLTTVTSRICLDLLGSARARRERYVGAWLPEPLPDRTEWDHGGYGDHTGGTAPTGPPDPADQIVLDESVATAFLVVLESMTPAERVAFILHDVFRYPFAEIAGVLGRTPAACKQLAASARRRVDVARAPVPATGRADVVRHVKEAWQTKDIAALVGLLDPAAVMTADGGGMVGTVLRPVEGGARIAHYMIAIADRAPGLELLERSVNGAPGLVARRAGVVVTVASFDVSDKRVTRIWAVRNPEKLRPWARAI, from the coding sequence ATGGGGAGTGTGGGGGCCGGCGCGGACGAGGTAGCCGGCGAGCGACGCCAACTGATCAACGTCGCGTACCGGTTGCTCGGTTCGGTGACCGAGGCCGAGGACGCCGTACAGGAAGCCTACGCACGCTGGTACGGGCTGCCGCGAAGCCGACGGGCGGAGATCCTGTCCCCCGGCGCCTGGCTGACGACGGTGACCAGCCGCATCTGCCTGGACCTGCTCGGCTCGGCGCGGGCCCGCCGTGAACGCTATGTCGGCGCATGGCTGCCCGAGCCGCTGCCCGACCGTACCGAGTGGGACCACGGGGGCTATGGGGACCACACGGGCGGCACCGCCCCCACCGGCCCCCCGGACCCCGCCGACCAGATCGTCCTTGACGAGTCGGTGGCCACGGCCTTCCTCGTCGTCCTGGAGTCGATGACGCCCGCCGAGCGGGTGGCGTTCATCCTGCATGACGTCTTCCGGTACCCGTTCGCCGAGATCGCCGGCGTCCTCGGCCGGACCCCTGCGGCCTGCAAACAACTGGCGGCCTCCGCCCGGCGGCGGGTGGACGTCGCGCGCGCTCCGGTGCCGGCGACCGGCCGGGCCGACGTGGTGAGGCACGTCAAAGAAGCCTGGCAGACCAAGGACATCGCGGCGCTCGTCGGCCTCCTCGACCCGGCCGCCGTGATGACCGCCGACGGCGGCGGCATGGTCGGCACCGTCCTGCGCCCGGTCGAAGGCGGCGCCCGCATCGCCCATTACATGATCGCCATCGCCGACAGGGCACCGGGGCTCGAACTCCTGGAGCGGTCGGTCAACGGTGCCCCGGGCCTGGTGGCCCGGCGTGCCGGCGTCGTCGTCACCGTGGCCTCGTTCGACGTCTCCGACAAGCGCGTCACGAGGATCTGGGCGGTCCGCAACCCGGAGAAGCTACGGCCGTGGGCGCGGGCGATCTAG
- a CDS encoding YwqG family protein — protein sequence MTQNTVDALHALAREHLPAEIAERWTGLLRPGLGLVNAGDSESDTVVGRLGGQPELPAYEQWPVWEGHGPLSFIASLDCAALPSAALDIPLPTEGTLAFFYFDGQLDDGEALVLPDDPDSWAGARVLYVPSGVPLVERAAPAGIEPYPEIRLAAHVETTAPYLWHPVVDREFAALPDDHPLWSDDFQEALWDLPGAGHRVGGHADPVQDDVESEVAWGILGSPPSGDPRIREEALRWVLLAQFDSDDDAGMMWGDCGTLYWLMRPEDLAARRFDRAKFTWQCG from the coding sequence ATGACACAGAACACCGTCGATGCGCTGCACGCGCTCGCCCGCGAACATCTGCCCGCCGAGATCGCCGAGCGGTGGACCGGACTGCTACGGCCGGGTCTGGGCCTGGTGAACGCCGGGGACTCGGAATCGGACACGGTCGTCGGCCGGCTCGGCGGTCAGCCCGAGCTGCCCGCGTACGAGCAGTGGCCGGTGTGGGAGGGACACGGTCCGCTGTCCTTCATCGCTTCCCTGGACTGCGCCGCGCTCCCTTCCGCCGCCCTCGACATCCCCTTGCCGACGGAGGGCACCCTGGCCTTCTTCTACTTCGACGGGCAGTTGGACGACGGTGAGGCATTGGTCTTGCCCGATGACCCCGACAGTTGGGCGGGGGCGCGTGTACTGTACGTGCCCTCCGGCGTCCCCCTGGTGGAGCGGGCGGCGCCTGCGGGTATCGAGCCCTACCCGGAGATACGGCTGGCAGCCCATGTGGAGACCACGGCCCCCTACCTCTGGCATCCGGTGGTCGACCGGGAGTTCGCGGCGTTGCCCGACGATCATCCGCTGTGGAGCGATGACTTCCAGGAGGCCCTTTGGGACCTCCCGGGCGCCGGACACCGCGTAGGAGGCCACGCCGACCCGGTGCAGGACGATGTGGAGTCCGAGGTCGCCTGGGGCATCCTGGGCAGTCCGCCGAGCGGCGATCCGCGTATCCGTGAGGAGGCGCTGCGCTGGGTGCTGCTCGCCCAGTTCGACTCGGACGACGACGCCGGCATGATGTGGGGCGACTGCGGCACCCTGTACTGGCTCATGCGCCCCGAGGACCTGGCCGCACGCCGCTTCGACCGGGCGAAGTTCACCTGGCAGTGCGGCTGA